From the Paludisphaera mucosa genome, one window contains:
- a CDS encoding aldo/keto reductase — MEPTDPSISRRRFVRTGAVLGGVAAGLPLAAKGADDPAPGSIPQVVLGRTGAKVSRLGIGCAYFQRDKVTPDTVGATIHRALELGVNYLDTAPAYGTAEEKMGPTIKEVRDKVFLVTKTPDATYEGTWKSLRHSLKMLQTDHIDLVHLHNFGDENTWGDDKMVFGDKGAVGALREAKKQGVVRFIGASGHLHPSRFHAAMDTGEIDVLMNAVNFVVRHNYDFEHKVWSRARHMNLGLVAMKVLGGAGRPEGGFKMDERHYEQAVRYVLSIPGLAVAVMGLENVAELEKAVATVSKAKPFSPEEELEVSRLGLQLAASPEWKTAYGTPLT, encoded by the coding sequence ATGGAACCGACCGACCCCTCGATCTCGCGCCGGCGCTTCGTCCGAACCGGCGCCGTCCTGGGCGGCGTCGCCGCCGGCCTGCCGCTGGCCGCGAAGGGGGCCGACGACCCCGCGCCCGGATCGATCCCCCAGGTCGTCCTGGGCCGGACCGGGGCCAAGGTCTCGCGACTGGGGATCGGCTGCGCGTACTTCCAGCGCGACAAGGTCACGCCCGACACCGTCGGCGCCACGATCCACCGCGCGCTCGAGCTGGGCGTCAACTACCTCGACACCGCGCCCGCCTACGGCACGGCCGAGGAGAAGATGGGCCCGACGATCAAGGAGGTCCGCGACAAGGTCTTCCTCGTCACCAAGACCCCCGACGCGACCTACGAGGGGACCTGGAAGTCGCTGCGGCACAGCCTCAAGATGCTCCAGACCGACCACATCGACCTGGTGCATCTGCACAACTTCGGCGACGAGAACACCTGGGGCGACGACAAGATGGTCTTCGGCGACAAGGGGGCCGTCGGCGCCCTGCGCGAAGCCAAGAAGCAGGGCGTGGTCCGCTTCATCGGGGCCAGCGGCCACCTGCACCCCAGCCGCTTCCACGCCGCGATGGACACGGGCGAGATCGACGTCCTGATGAACGCCGTCAACTTCGTCGTCCGCCACAACTACGACTTCGAGCACAAAGTCTGGTCGCGCGCCCGCCACATGAATCTGGGCCTCGTCGCCATGAAGGTCCTCGGCGGCGCGGGGCGCCCCGAAGGGGGCTTCAAGATGGACGAGCGTCACTACGAGCAGGCGGTGCGTTACGTCCTCTCGATCCCCGGCCTGGCGGTCGCCGTCATGGGCCTGGAGAACGTCGCCGAGCTGGAGAAGGCCGTCGCGACCGTCTCCAAGGCCAAACCCTTCTCGCCCGAGGAAGAGCTGGAAGTGTCCCGCCTCGGCCTCCAGCTCGCCGCCTCCCCCGAGTGGAAGACGGCCTACGGCACGCCGCTGACCTGA
- a CDS encoding MG2 domain-containing protein — protein MRMITLALLAAALLVVLCGAIYGFPTAEGPPSKPAADALFGQGNFKDAYDVYRTLVADPAADPGVVEDSLGRGLLCLGRLGRPDESDAFLEAALAARKGDVRTATAVASCYLDAVTHQGFVIAGEFSRGRQRRQDGRYVDVGDRDRVRALQILMPAVDLAKAQPDRARAGRFFQTLSRALAWGRIPGAPWRLQSLTAIDDLPDFDESFHPMWGGGGSQNGAPVDAQGGPVYYRTPESLAKAGNDGERWRWALVQSVEADAGLLNTVRMTLADFALSQFGTQTLQAGPQIFHDEDGDGRPEKPGTSLYALETLSDDKTVARLASGIKRFTLPDEFNPIKIYQSILDDPKTGQAQQATDALAGLFENRRQFVRAAGFWKLAKANYGDVNGVYRGRIDQIENPWGRFEPIMTHPAGRGATVDFTFRNGRKVQFEAHRILVDKLLKDVKDYIRSRPPQVDWQRTDVNEVGARLVTLNQAQYQGESVARWDLDLDPAADHFDRRITVTTPLQKAGAYLLTARVEGGNVGRVVVWLDDTALIRKPMSMSSFYFAADARTGAPVAGASLELFGWVMRQVDGGARFQVDVKEGTYQTDPKGQVVAPITPPDPNTGPHQWLATARTPDGRLAYLGFTPIWPLGRDEDRYNEVKVLAVTDRPVYRPGGPVKFKFWVARARYDQPDASEFAGVEFPVEINNPKGERIFAKSFRADAFGGIDGEYELPSDATLGVYSVSVVGHGGGTFRVEEYKKPEFEVKVDAPSKPVALGEKVKATIQADYYFGGPVTQATVKYKITRRNADDRWFPVARWDWLYGSGYWWFASDRPWYPGWNAWGMRAPQPWWWSRPEGPPEVVADAEVPIGPDGKVEIEIDTAFAKAAHPDRDHKYEVEAQVTDQSRRTIVGTGDVLVSRKPFTVYAWVDRGHYRAGDTIQAEIRAQTLDRKPVVGEGTLKLLKVTYEADGKPVETPVESWPLKLDADGRTAQTIKAAEPGQYRVSARVDDGQGHAIEGGYLLTVAGQGFNGASYRFDDLEIIPDKKEYRAGEKIRLLVNTDRADSTVLLFLRPTNGVYAAPSTFRMRGKTETVEVGVAVGDMPNLFIEALTVSNGKVHDQAREIAVPPESRVVNVEVAPSQATYKPVEKAKLALKLTGPDGKPFVGSTVLTVYDKAVEYISGGSNVEAIKDVFWKWKRSHNPQTESSLARNFYNLLKENETPMLDLGTFGGGPAPRVMFGRGRMGGGMMGGMAMLGAAPAAPMAMAAPAPAGAPMEAGMAVMELRMEKAKGDDSRMAFDAAPAGDEAGPAPVVRTNFADTAYWSAAIETKADGSAELEFPLPDSLTTWKARTWTMGPGTRVGQAEAEFVTTKDLLVRLQAPRFFVQKDEVVLSAVVHSKLKEAKSVQVALELDGSVLEPLTETSKTIELAAGGEARVDWRVKVAHEGQAVVRMKAIADSDSDAAQMTFPAFVHGMLKMEAIAGSIRPDQTDATVTIKVPAERRPEQTRLEVRYSPTLAGALVDALPYLADYPYGCTEQTLNRFLPSVITQKTIIDLGVDLKAIQAAHTNLNAQELGPNRPRLQGDHRVKKNPIFELDEIARMSRAGLDRLAEMQLSDGGWGWFSGYGEHSYPHTTAQVVHGLQIARRNDLALPPGMLERGVAWLTNHQAEQVNLLKNGLTETKPYKKAADDLDALVFMILGDADVQTPGMIEFLERDRPGLSVYGKCLYGLALHKIGDADKLAKVLQNVSQYVVEDEENQTAWLKLPNEGSWWNWYGSETETDAFYLKLLARTDPKGRLASRLVKYILNNREHGSYWRSTRDTAYNVEALAEYLKASGEDKPNLSVAIAVDGKVRKEVTITPANLFSFDASLVLEGAELDSGEHAITFTKKGSGPLYFNTYLTNFTLEDPIAHAGLEVKVDRKVYRLIRDDKAVDVAGGRGQAVSQRVEKYRREPLADGATLKSGELVEVELEIESKNDYEYLVFEDFKAAGFEPVEVRSGYNGNDMGAYVEFRDERVAFFVPTLSRGKHGVAYRLRAEIPGKFHALPARGEAMYAPELKGNSDEIRLEVVD, from the coding sequence ATGAGAATGATCACCCTGGCGTTACTCGCCGCTGCGTTGCTGGTCGTGCTCTGCGGGGCGATTTACGGCTTCCCGACGGCCGAAGGCCCCCCGTCCAAGCCGGCGGCCGACGCCCTCTTCGGCCAGGGGAATTTCAAGGACGCCTACGACGTCTACCGGACCCTGGTCGCGGACCCCGCGGCCGATCCGGGGGTGGTCGAGGATTCCTTAGGCCGGGGCCTCCTCTGCCTGGGACGCCTGGGACGACCCGACGAGTCGGACGCGTTCCTCGAGGCGGCGCTCGCCGCGCGCAAGGGCGACGTCCGCACGGCGACCGCCGTCGCGTCCTGCTATCTCGACGCGGTCACGCACCAGGGCTTCGTGATCGCCGGCGAGTTCTCGCGCGGCCGCCAGAGGCGGCAGGACGGCCGATACGTCGACGTCGGCGATCGCGACCGCGTCCGGGCCCTCCAGATCCTCATGCCGGCCGTCGACCTCGCGAAGGCCCAACCGGACCGGGCCCGCGCGGGGCGATTCTTCCAGACCCTGTCGCGCGCGCTGGCCTGGGGCCGGATCCCCGGCGCGCCCTGGCGGCTCCAGAGCCTGACGGCGATCGACGACCTGCCCGACTTCGACGAGTCCTTCCACCCGATGTGGGGCGGCGGCGGGTCGCAGAACGGGGCCCCGGTCGACGCCCAGGGCGGGCCCGTCTACTACCGCACGCCGGAGAGCCTGGCGAAGGCCGGCAACGACGGCGAGCGCTGGCGATGGGCCCTCGTGCAGTCGGTCGAGGCCGACGCCGGGCTGCTCAACACCGTGCGCATGACGCTCGCCGACTTCGCGCTGAGCCAGTTCGGCACGCAGACCTTGCAGGCCGGCCCCCAGATCTTCCACGACGAGGACGGCGACGGCCGGCCCGAGAAGCCCGGAACGAGCCTCTACGCCCTCGAAACCCTGAGCGACGACAAGACGGTCGCCCGCCTGGCCTCGGGGATCAAGCGGTTCACGCTGCCCGACGAGTTCAACCCGATCAAGATCTACCAGTCCATCCTCGACGATCCCAAAACCGGCCAGGCGCAGCAGGCGACGGACGCGCTCGCAGGCCTCTTCGAGAACCGTCGCCAGTTCGTCCGCGCGGCCGGGTTCTGGAAGCTGGCGAAGGCCAATTACGGCGACGTCAACGGCGTCTATCGGGGCCGCATCGACCAGATCGAGAACCCCTGGGGCCGGTTCGAACCGATCATGACCCACCCCGCCGGCCGGGGGGCGACCGTCGACTTCACCTTCCGCAACGGCCGCAAGGTCCAGTTCGAGGCCCACCGGATCCTCGTCGACAAGCTGCTGAAGGACGTCAAGGATTACATCCGGAGCAGGCCGCCGCAGGTCGACTGGCAGCGGACCGACGTCAACGAGGTCGGCGCCCGGCTGGTCACGCTGAACCAGGCCCAGTACCAGGGCGAATCCGTCGCCAGGTGGGACCTGGACCTCGACCCCGCGGCCGACCACTTCGACCGCCGGATCACCGTGACGACGCCCCTCCAGAAGGCCGGCGCGTACTTGCTGACGGCCCGCGTCGAGGGGGGCAACGTCGGCCGCGTCGTCGTCTGGCTCGACGACACGGCGCTGATCCGCAAGCCGATGAGCATGAGCTCGTTCTACTTCGCGGCCGACGCCCGCACCGGGGCCCCGGTCGCCGGGGCGAGCCTGGAGCTGTTCGGCTGGGTGATGCGCCAGGTGGACGGGGGCGCGCGCTTCCAGGTGGACGTCAAGGAGGGGACCTACCAGACCGACCCCAAGGGCCAGGTCGTCGCCCCGATCACCCCTCCCGACCCCAACACCGGGCCGCACCAGTGGCTGGCGACCGCCCGCACACCCGACGGCCGGCTCGCCTACCTGGGCTTCACGCCGATCTGGCCGCTGGGCCGGGACGAGGATCGTTACAACGAGGTGAAGGTCCTCGCCGTCACCGACCGACCGGTCTACCGCCCCGGCGGCCCGGTGAAGTTCAAGTTCTGGGTCGCCCGCGCCCGCTACGACCAGCCGGACGCCTCCGAATTCGCCGGCGTCGAGTTCCCGGTCGAGATCAACAACCCCAAGGGCGAGCGGATCTTCGCGAAGTCCTTCCGGGCCGACGCCTTCGGCGGGATCGACGGCGAGTACGAGCTGCCGTCCGACGCGACCCTCGGCGTGTATTCGGTCAGCGTCGTCGGCCACGGCGGCGGGACGTTCCGCGTCGAGGAGTACAAGAAGCCCGAGTTCGAGGTGAAGGTCGACGCTCCCTCGAAGCCCGTCGCGCTGGGCGAGAAGGTCAAGGCGACGATCCAGGCCGACTACTACTTCGGCGGGCCCGTCACCCAGGCCACGGTCAAGTACAAGATCACGCGTCGCAACGCCGACGACCGCTGGTTCCCCGTCGCCCGCTGGGATTGGCTCTACGGCTCGGGGTACTGGTGGTTCGCGTCGGACCGCCCCTGGTATCCCGGCTGGAACGCCTGGGGCATGCGGGCGCCGCAGCCCTGGTGGTGGAGCCGCCCCGAGGGGCCGCCCGAGGTCGTCGCCGACGCCGAGGTCCCCATCGGCCCCGACGGCAAGGTCGAGATCGAGATCGACACCGCCTTCGCCAAGGCCGCCCACCCCGACCGCGACCACAAATACGAGGTCGAGGCCCAGGTGACCGACCAGTCGCGGCGGACGATCGTCGGCACGGGCGACGTGCTCGTCTCGCGCAAGCCGTTCACCGTCTACGCCTGGGTCGACCGCGGCCACTACCGCGCCGGCGACACGATCCAGGCCGAGATCCGCGCCCAGACGCTCGACCGCAAGCCGGTCGTCGGCGAGGGGACGCTCAAGTTGTTGAAGGTGACGTACGAGGCCGACGGCAAGCCCGTCGAGACCCCGGTCGAGTCCTGGCCCCTGAAGCTCGACGCCGACGGGCGTACGGCTCAGACCATCAAGGCGGCCGAGCCGGGCCAGTATCGGGTCTCGGCCCGCGTCGACGACGGCCAGGGCCACGCGATCGAGGGGGGCTACCTGCTGACCGTCGCCGGCCAGGGCTTCAACGGCGCGAGCTACCGGTTCGACGACCTGGAGATCATCCCCGACAAGAAGGAATACCGCGCCGGCGAGAAGATCCGCCTGCTCGTCAACACCGACCGGGCCGATTCGACCGTGCTGCTGTTCCTCCGCCCGACGAACGGCGTCTACGCCGCCCCGTCGACCTTCCGGATGCGGGGCAAGACCGAGACCGTCGAGGTCGGCGTCGCCGTCGGCGACATGCCCAACCTCTTCATCGAGGCGCTCACGGTCTCGAACGGCAAGGTCCACGACCAGGCCCGCGAGATCGCCGTGCCCCCCGAGTCGCGGGTCGTGAACGTCGAGGTCGCGCCGTCGCAGGCGACGTACAAGCCCGTCGAGAAGGCCAAGCTCGCCCTCAAGCTCACCGGGCCCGACGGCAAACCCTTCGTGGGCTCGACCGTCCTGACGGTCTACGACAAGGCCGTCGAGTACATCTCGGGCGGCTCGAACGTCGAGGCCATCAAGGACGTCTTCTGGAAGTGGAAGCGGTCGCACAACCCGCAGACCGAATCGAGCCTGGCTCGCAACTTCTACAACCTCCTCAAGGAGAATGAGACGCCGATGCTCGACCTCGGCACCTTCGGGGGCGGCCCCGCCCCGCGCGTGATGTTCGGCCGCGGGAGGATGGGCGGCGGGATGATGGGCGGCATGGCCATGCTCGGCGCGGCGCCCGCCGCCCCCATGGCGATGGCGGCGCCCGCGCCGGCGGGGGCCCCGATGGAGGCCGGGATGGCCGTGATGGAGTTACGGATGGAGAAGGCCAAGGGCGACGACTCGCGCATGGCGTTCGACGCCGCCCCAGCCGGCGACGAAGCCGGCCCGGCCCCGGTCGTCCGCACGAACTTCGCCGACACCGCCTACTGGTCGGCCGCGATCGAGACGAAGGCCGACGGCTCGGCCGAGTTGGAGTTCCCGCTCCCCGACAGCCTGACCACCTGGAAGGCCCGCACCTGGACGATGGGCCCGGGCACCCGCGTGGGACAGGCCGAAGCCGAGTTCGTGACAACCAAGGACCTGCTCGTCCGGCTCCAGGCCCCCCGGTTCTTCGTCCAGAAGGACGAGGTCGTCCTCTCGGCCGTCGTGCATAGCAAGCTCAAAGAGGCCAAGTCCGTCCAGGTCGCGCTGGAGCTGGACGGCAGCGTCCTCGAGCCGCTGACCGAGACTTCGAAGACGATCGAGCTGGCCGCCGGCGGCGAGGCCCGCGTCGACTGGCGCGTGAAGGTCGCGCACGAGGGCCAGGCCGTCGTCCGCATGAAGGCGATCGCCGACTCCGACTCCGACGCCGCCCAGATGACCTTCCCCGCCTTCGTCCACGGCATGCTCAAGATGGAGGCGATCGCCGGCTCGATCCGCCCCGACCAGACCGACGCCACGGTGACGATCAAGGTCCCCGCCGAACGCCGCCCCGAGCAGACCCGGCTCGAAGTCCGCTACTCGCCGACCCTCGCCGGGGCCCTTGTCGACGCGCTCCCCTACCTCGCCGACTACCCTTACGGCTGCACCGAGCAGACCCTCAACCGGTTCCTGCCGTCGGTCATAACCCAGAAGACGATCATCGACCTGGGCGTCGACCTCAAGGCGATCCAGGCCGCGCACACGAACCTCAACGCCCAGGAACTCGGCCCCAATCGGCCGCGGCTCCAGGGCGATCACCGGGTCAAGAAGAACCCGATCTTCGAACTCGACGAGATCGCCAGGATGTCCCGAGCCGGGCTCGACCGCCTGGCCGAGATGCAGCTCTCCGACGGCGGCTGGGGATGGTTCTCGGGCTACGGCGAGCACTCCTACCCCCACACGACGGCCCAGGTCGTCCACGGCCTCCAGATCGCCCGCCGCAACGACCTGGCGCTGCCCCCCGGCATGTTGGAACGGGGCGTCGCCTGGCTGACGAACCACCAGGCCGAACAGGTCAACCTGCTGAAGAACGGGCTCACCGAGACGAAGCCTTACAAGAAGGCGGCCGACGACCTCGACGCGCTGGTCTTCATGATCCTCGGCGACGCCGACGTCCAGACTCCCGGCATGATCGAATTCCTGGAGCGCGACCGCCCCGGGCTCTCGGTCTACGGCAAGTGCCTGTACGGCCTCGCCCTGCACAAGATCGGCGACGCCGACAAGCTGGCGAAGGTCCTGCAGAACGTGAGCCAGTACGTCGTCGAGGACGAAGAGAACCAGACCGCCTGGCTCAAGCTGCCCAACGAGGGGAGCTGGTGGAACTGGTACGGCAGCGAGACCGAGACCGACGCCTTCTATCTCAAGCTCCTGGCCCGCACCGACCCCAAGGGCCGGCTGGCCTCGCGGCTGGTGAAGTACATCCTCAACAACCGCGAGCACGGCTCTTACTGGCGATCGACCCGCGACACGGCCTACAACGTCGAGGCCCTCGCCGAGTACCTCAAGGCCAGCGGCGAGGACAAACCGAACCTCTCGGTCGCCATCGCCGTCGACGGCAAGGTCCGCAAGGAGGTGACGATCACCCCCGCGAACCTCTTCAGCTTCGACGCCTCGCTCGTCCTCGAAGGGGCCGAGCTGGACTCGGGCGAGCACGCGATCACCTTCACCAAGAAGGGTTCGGGTCCGCTCTACTTCAACACCTACCTGACGAACTTCACCCTCGAAGACCCGATCGCCCACGCGGGCCTCGAAGTGAAGGTCGATCGCAAGGTCTACCGCCTGATCCGCGACGACAAGGCCGTCGACGTGGCCGGCGGCCGCGGCCAGGCCGTATCCCAGCGGGTGGAGAAGTACCGCCGCGAGCCGCTCGCCGACGGCGCGACGCTCAAGAGCGGCGAGCTGGTCGAGGTCGAGCTGGAGATCGAGAGCAAGAACGACTACGAGTACCTCGTCTTCGAGGACTTCAAGGCCGCCGGCTTCGAGCCCGTCGAGGTCCGCAGCGGCTACAACGGCAACGACATGGGCGCCTACGTCGAGTTCCGCGACGAACGGGTCGCCTTCTTCGTCCCGACGCTCTCACGCGGCAAGCACGGCGTCGCCTACCGCCTCCGCGCCGAGATCCCCGGCAAGTTCCACGCCCTCCCCGCCCGCGGCGAGGCCATGTACGCCCCCGAGCTGAAGGGGAACTCCGACGAGATCCGCCTGGAGGTCGTCGACTGA
- a CDS encoding YceH family protein has translation MSENESTAAPAASWTPLTAPERRVLGVLAEKAKTTPEYYPMTIAAIVTGCNQKSNRDPVVDYDADDVEDVLHALRKKGAAILVEAGGRVARWKHTLYDWLKVSKVELAVVTELLLRGPQTEGDLRARASRMEPLADLAALQTHLEALADRNLVVYLSPRGQKRGVVVTHGIYPPAELEKVRQAFAHAAVAEDDEAPARSSAPRGESAPGWRDEAAGLRTEVEELRGRVETLAAELRELRTALGA, from the coding sequence ATGAGCGAGAACGAATCGACGGCCGCCCCGGCGGCCTCCTGGACGCCGCTCACCGCGCCCGAGCGGCGCGTGCTGGGCGTGCTGGCCGAGAAGGCCAAGACGACGCCCGAGTACTACCCCATGACGATCGCCGCCATCGTCACGGGCTGCAACCAGAAGAGCAACCGCGACCCCGTGGTCGACTACGACGCCGACGACGTCGAGGACGTCCTGCACGCCCTCCGCAAGAAGGGGGCAGCGATCCTCGTCGAGGCCGGCGGCCGCGTCGCGCGCTGGAAGCACACCCTCTACGACTGGCTGAAGGTGAGCAAGGTGGAGCTGGCCGTCGTCACCGAACTGCTCCTCCGCGGCCCCCAGACCGAAGGCGACCTGCGGGCGCGGGCCAGCCGGATGGAGCCGCTCGCCGACCTGGCCGCCCTGCAGACCCACCTGGAAGCCCTGGCGGATCGGAACCTGGTCGTCTACCTCTCGCCCCGCGGCCAGAAGCGGGGGGTGGTGGTGACGCACGGGATCTACCCCCCGGCGGAGCTGGAGAAGGTCCGCCAGGCCTTCGCCCACGCCGCCGTCGCCGAAGATGACGAGGCCCCCGCGCGGTCGTCCGCGCCGCGGGGCGAATCCGCCCCGGGCTGGCGCGACGAGGCGGCCGGCCTGCGTACGGAGGTCGAGGAGCTGCGCGGCCGCGTCGAAACGCTGGCCGCCGAGCTTCGCGAACTCCGGACCGCCCTCGGAGCCTGA
- a CDS encoding glycosyl hydrolase family 38 yields MTTPDAEPNEPSPAPAPEPPAGILDPYTEPPAPTPAPEAADAPPRTGWTLTALIPDAGREPSAGLTDAEAQAVWCAVTALWHPSLLARAAAVPRIESITAPTSPGRDELRLVVHGLLDRLPSGYATQAEDAGAVLLESSPGRDRTVRELQTRLDLAVPESALPDDSARDFLALGLVRWMVRDLASAMGRPDAINEEALARETLAAADAWVGGDSGAVAGRLKAAFEILTQARESVYSVDAYLVDICLLDPALPAGSIAAMLETKLAITFLAPAAAIEAQATLDPEAAAALNQAITDGWADVIGGTYAEAEDPLLPIESTLWQFRRGGEVYRDHLDDRNVETYARRRSGLWPQVPQLGRRHGYRFAVHVALDGGRFPVRREPKRLWESPEGSSLETLFRPPIAADRPSQGLMFPWKLAATMRIDHVATLPLIHWPAPVASWYLDLRRAATHSPVFGRWATLNDYFQLTDRPYETFRPEPDEYASPYLAQAVAARDPAPISRFARHHRLRARIESASWLRALAKAVAASRPDAAAESIAVDQSPIDEAEAALETRRYDEADPALDALETEWSGALARSIAAEARPDARPGYLVFNPLGVARKLAVMLPDASPDLRPEGALIAAQLTDEGVAAVVDLPAFGFAWIPRDTDLERPAAEPGKVSASGNVLKNETVEVEFDPDSGGLRGVLAIGESTARLALQVVMTGVGRPVDGKPAVARMKREKFEVEFAGPALVQAVSTSVLIHPTRGNTLARIVLRCRLWTGRPIVELDLGVRDLDSTWVGHAAGADPWEHHLACRWAWPDATSTIRRLAFLAPETTAAERPETPDAIDVSTRRQRTAMVFGGLPYHKKVGGRMLDTLLVAGSETGRDFRLAIVLDDEHPHQAAQDFLAPAPVVATDTGPPPIGDRGWLMRTDSRSVAVTHVGFLPETFDGRGWGLDVHLVETTGYHARCRLQFFRNPTWARQYDFQGETQGDLSVEGDAVWLDLMAGELYRVVVAFG; encoded by the coding sequence ATGACCACGCCCGACGCCGAGCCCAACGAGCCCTCCCCCGCCCCCGCTCCCGAGCCGCCCGCCGGGATCCTCGACCCCTACACCGAGCCCCCCGCGCCGACCCCGGCTCCGGAAGCGGCCGACGCCCCGCCCCGGACCGGCTGGACCTTGACCGCCCTGATCCCCGACGCAGGACGCGAGCCCTCGGCGGGCCTCACCGACGCCGAGGCCCAGGCCGTCTGGTGCGCCGTCACGGCGCTCTGGCACCCCTCGCTGCTGGCGCGAGCCGCGGCGGTCCCCCGGATCGAGTCGATCACGGCCCCCACCTCGCCCGGACGCGACGAGCTCCGCCTGGTCGTCCACGGCCTGCTCGACCGGCTCCCCTCGGGATACGCGACGCAGGCCGAGGACGCCGGCGCGGTCCTCCTCGAATCGAGCCCCGGCCGCGACCGGACCGTCCGCGAGCTGCAGACGCGGCTCGACCTCGCCGTCCCGGAATCGGCCCTCCCCGACGACTCGGCCCGCGACTTCCTGGCGCTCGGACTCGTGCGCTGGATGGTCCGCGACCTGGCGTCGGCGATGGGGCGTCCCGACGCCATCAACGAGGAGGCCCTGGCGCGCGAGACGCTCGCCGCGGCCGACGCCTGGGTCGGCGGCGACTCCGGGGCCGTCGCCGGCCGCCTCAAGGCCGCCTTCGAGATCCTCACCCAGGCCCGCGAGAGCGTCTATTCGGTCGACGCCTACCTCGTCGACATCTGCCTGCTCGACCCGGCCCTGCCCGCCGGCTCGATCGCGGCGATGCTGGAGACGAAGCTCGCGATCACGTTCCTGGCCCCCGCGGCGGCGATCGAGGCGCAGGCGACGCTCGACCCCGAGGCGGCGGCCGCGCTCAACCAGGCGATCACCGACGGCTGGGCGGACGTGATCGGCGGGACCTACGCCGAGGCCGAGGACCCCTTGCTGCCGATCGAGTCGACGCTCTGGCAGTTCCGTCGGGGCGGCGAGGTCTACCGCGACCACCTCGACGACCGCAACGTCGAGACCTACGCCCGCCGTCGGTCCGGGCTCTGGCCCCAGGTCCCGCAGCTCGGCCGCCGCCACGGCTACCGCTTCGCCGTCCACGTCGCGCTCGACGGCGGCCGATTCCCGGTCCGTCGCGAGCCCAAACGGCTCTGGGAGAGTCCCGAGGGATCGAGCCTGGAGACGCTCTTCCGGCCGCCGATCGCGGCCGATCGGCCCTCGCAGGGGTTGATGTTCCCCTGGAAGCTGGCCGCGACGATGCGTATCGACCACGTCGCCACCCTCCCCCTGATCCACTGGCCTGCGCCCGTGGCCTCGTGGTATCTCGACCTCCGCCGGGCGGCGACGCATTCGCCGGTCTTCGGCCGCTGGGCCACGCTCAACGACTACTTCCAGCTCACCGACCGCCCCTACGAGACCTTCCGCCCCGAGCCCGACGAGTACGCCTCGCCGTATCTCGCCCAGGCGGTCGCGGCCCGCGACCCGGCGCCGATCTCGCGATTCGCGCGGCACCACCGGCTGAGGGCCCGGATCGAATCGGCGTCGTGGCTCCGCGCCCTGGCGAAGGCCGTCGCGGCCTCGCGACCGGACGCCGCCGCCGAGTCGATCGCCGTCGACCAGTCCCCGATCGACGAGGCCGAGGCCGCGCTCGAGACCCGCCGCTACGACGAGGCCGACCCGGCCCTCGACGCCCTCGAAACGGAGTGGTCGGGGGCCCTGGCCCGCAGCATTGCCGCCGAGGCCCGGCCCGACGCCCGGCCCGGCTACCTGGTGTTCAACCCCCTGGGCGTGGCGCGGAAGCTCGCGGTCATGCTGCCGGACGCCTCGCCGGACCTGCGTCCGGAAGGCGCCCTGATCGCCGCGCAATTGACCGACGAAGGGGTCGCCGCGGTCGTCGACCTGCCGGCCTTCGGCTTCGCCTGGATCCCCCGCGACACCGATCTCGAAAGGCCCGCGGCCGAGCCGGGCAAGGTCTCGGCGAGCGGCAACGTCCTCAAGAACGAGACGGTCGAGGTCGAGTTCGACCCCGATTCGGGCGGCCTGCGCGGGGTGCTGGCCATCGGCGAGTCGACGGCCCGGCTCGCCCTGCAGGTCGTCATGACGGGCGTCGGCCGCCCGGTCGACGGCAAGCCGGCCGTCGCCCGGATGAAGCGCGAGAAGTTCGAGGTGGAGTTCGCCGGCCCCGCGCTGGTGCAGGCGGTCTCGACGTCCGTCCTCATTCATCCGACCCGAGGCAACACGCTGGCGCGGATCGTCCTACGCTGCCGGCTCTGGACCGGCCGGCCGATCGTCGAGTTGGACCTGGGCGTCCGCGACCTGGATTCGACCTGGGTCGGGCACGCCGCCGGGGCCGACCCTTGGGAGCACCACCTGGCCTGCCGCTGGGCCTGGCCCGACGCCACTTCCACGATCCGCCGGCTCGCCTTCCTCGCCCCCGAGACGACCGCCGCCGAACGCCCCGAGACGCCCGACGCCATCGACGTCTCGACCCGCCGCCAGCGCACCGCCATGGTCTTCGGCGGCCTGCCGTATCACAAGAAGGTCGGCGGCCGGATGCTCGACACCCTGCTCGTCGCCGGGTCCGAGACGGGCCGCGACTTCCGCCTGGCCATCGTCCTGGACGACGAGCATCCCCACCAGGCGGCGCAGGACTTCCTGGCCCCCGCCCCCGTCGTGGCGACCGACACCGGCCCGCCGCCGATCGGCGACCGCGGCTGGCTGATGCGGACCGACTCCAGGTCCGTGGCGGTCACCCACGTCGGCTTCCTGCCCGAGACCTTCGACGGCCGCGGCTGGGGTCTCGACGTCCACCTCGTCGAGACCACCGGATACCACGCACGCTGTCGGCTCCAGTTCTTCCGCAACCCGACGTGGGCCCGCCAGTACGATTTCCAGGGCGAGACCCAGGGCGACCTCTCCGTCGAGGGCGACGCCGTCTGGCTCGACCTGATGGCCGGCGAGCTTTACCGCGTGGTCGTGGCGTTCGGCTGA